AAAAATCCAACAAAGGGTATAAATGCAAGAATAAAAGTTATACCTGAAAGAAGAGAAGCGTTGGGCATTTTTATAAATATATACCCTATAAATATCATTGTTGACAGTGCTGCAGCCACCTTTGCCTGACCTGTGACATAATGACTCAATATATCATCACAATCATTACATAGTTTATCCGAAATAGACTTATATTTCTCTGGAATAAACTTTATTATATTTTCCTTAATCTTGTGTCCATCTTTAAGCATATAAAACACTATGATAATTATGAGAAAAACCATGGAAAAAGCATTCATAAAGTAACTCACAATTTTTTTAAAATTATGTCCTATTCCCTGAACATAATGTTTAACCATAAGAGTAAGCAAGTTATATATTTCACTTACATTTATAAAGTTATTAAGCCATTTTATAACTCCATTTATACTTTTTCTGTCATTTATTATGGTCCATAGGTAATTTGTAACCTGTTGAAATTGAATATAGGCATAATTAGTAAAATAATAGAATATTCCGCTTAAAATAAATACAAAAATAACTAAAGTCAAAAGACTTGCTTTTCCATTATTTAATCCTTTCTTAATAAATACATTATTTAAAGGTCTTATAATATAATATATAAGCACAGAAATAAATAATGGTATTAAAAAAGCTTTATCTATAATTCCTATAAATCTTTTTATAAAACTTATCTTTCCCAGAGAATTAAAGGCTAATAATGTAAGATTTATAATTATCAAATAATAAATTATCTTTTTCTTCATCTTATCACTCCCTAAAAGCTTAAAATAAGGCATGTGAAAATAAATAGTAAGTCAAATAGGCTACATACTGACTAGTTATTTATTTGAATATGCCTTAGCTGATATACATAATCTTATTTTAAACATTTAGGAAAAAATAATTCCTATTATATTTAGATCTGAGAAAAGCTTTCATCTATCCAAGTGATTTACAATAAAGTTCTTTCGATCCATTCTACTATATATTTTATAGGAGCTTCATCATTAGATGGGCATTTGTATTTGACTATATCCCTAAGTTTTTTATTCCCGTTGGCAACGCAGAAACCATAACCAGCCTCTTTAAGTAGCTCTGCATCATTCATATTATCCCCTACTGCAATAGTATTACTTAAGTCAGTCCTTAATATTTTACAGAGCTCAATTAGTCCATGTCCTTTAGATGTATTTTTAGGAATTATCTCTAAAAAATTTTCTCCACTTCTTATAAGGTTCACATCACCAAAAGTATCTATAAAGTCTATCTCCATAACATCCAATTGATTTTCTTCTCCCAGTATTAATATCTTGGTCCAGTTTTTATCCCATATATCTTCAATATTGTAGTATATCTCATAGCCTTTTTTAGAAAATCTCTCAGTAAATCTACAGGGGTTATATATATAAACATTTTCTTCACAGTAAATTTCAAGTCCAAGAGAGCTATCATCATATTTAACTTTTCTGATTATCTCCTTTACAGGTTCCTCCAAAGATATTTCACATAGAGTCTTTTCTTTTTTATAATCATAAATCTTTGCTCCATTATATAGTACTATTGGTGCATTCACCTGCAGTTGTTTTAAATACCTTCCTGCAGATTCCATAGTTCTTCCTGTAGCAATAGTAAATATTCCACCCTTTTTTACAAAATTATTTATAGCGGAAATATTTTCCCTTGATATTTCTCCTCTGGTATTTATAAGTGTTCCATCCATATCTGAAATCAATAAATAATTTTTAAATCTTGTATCCATAAATTCTCCATTTCTATCTATTAATTCAAAATAAATTTCATGAGATAATCTCATTTTTCATATGTACTTTATTTTAGAAAATAATAAAATTATGTTATAAATTTTATTATAACCAGCGATTTAATTGAAACCACTGGTTACATTTTTTAAAAAGACTCTTTAATTATAGTTTTCTCTAAAGGTTTTCTAGCTGCTTTATGTCTTTCTGGAGAAGCAGGCTCCTCATCTGCATAACCAATACCTATTATATTTACTGCTTCTACATTATTTGGTATATTAAACTCTTCTCTTATTATTTTAGGATCAAAATAGCATACCCATATGGTACCCAATCCTAATTCGGTAGCTTGAAGAACCAAATGAGTTGAAACTATGGCAACGTCCGTTTCTGCAACATCCTTATTATCATAAGGTCTTTTCCAGCTTACATCATGATCTTCACACACGATTACAGCCACTGGAGCTCCATAGATATTAGCACCCTTTTTAAGTTTTTTAAGTCCTTCTTCTTTTGTTATTACTATTAGTTTTTGGGGCTGTGTATTAGCTCCAGTAGGAGCAACTCTTCCAGCTTCAAGTATTTTTTGAAGTTTTTCATCTTCAACTTTTTTATCTTTATATTTACGCACTGAGTAACGAGTTTTAGCTAACTGTAAAAAATCCATTTTAATACCTCCATATAATACTCATATTAATAATTATTATAACAATGAAAATTATTATAATATAGTTATTTTTAATTAAAAATTACACATTCTACTTCAATATAAACTTATTAGAACTTCTTCACATACTTAATCAGCCTATTTAAAAGCACGCAGATATTGCTTTGGAAATTTTATATCTATATTTTTATCTCTTGCTGCATTTAATACCCAATAAGGATTTCTAAGCAATTCTCTTCCAAGGGCAACTAAATCTGACCTTCCATTTGACAATATTTCTTCCACCATATCTGTATCTTTTATTAATCCAACTGATATAGTAGGTATATTGCAATGATTTTTAATTTCTTCAGCTAATTTAACCTGGTATCCAGGATAGTCCTTTACGGGAACTGGCAACAATCCTCCTGAGCTTACATGAATTATATCAATATATCTCTTAATTATATTGATAATTTTAATCATTTCATCTACAGTCATTCCACCTTCTTTGTAATCTTGTGCTGAAACTCTTAGAGATATTACTTTTTCCTTAGGCCAAACCTCTGTCACTGCCTCTAATATTTCTTTGAGAAATCTAGCTCTATTTTCAGTATTCCCACCATATTCATCCTTCCTTACATTGGAAAGAGGTGATAAAAATTCATCTATAAGATATCCATGTGCTCCATGTATCTCTATAGCATCAAAACCAGCTTTATCTGCTCTTACGGCCGCCTGTTTAAAAGCCTCAACAATTTCACTAATCTCATATTTACTCAACTCCTTAGGTATCTTGCTTTTTTCATCAAAAGCAATTTCACTAGGAGCTAAAACTTCTCCTGAACTTCCAACATATTTTCTACCTCCATGATTTAATTGAATAGCTATGTTAGAACCATACTTTTTAACACTATCCACTATTTTTTTCAAATTTTCTATTTGTTCATCAGTCCACAAGCCCAGATCGTTATCACTTATTCTTCCATTTGGCGTAACTGCAGTAGATTCCACTATTATAAGTCCTACCCCTCCTATAGCTCTTGTAGTATAATGATTATAATGTAATTCGTTAGCTATGCCGGACTGATCTGCTGAATACATATCCATGGGAGGCATTACAATTCTATTTACAAGATTTAAATTCTTTAATTTGTATTTCTCAAAAGTTTTCACACCAATTCCTCCTATAATTATTTTAATATATAAGCTGTAATAAACTGTATTTAATATTATCCAGTGAATAAATAATTTTTTAATTACAACTATATTTAATTTATTTGATTAATAATATTATATTTCTTATAATATTATTTGAAAAGTAGTAGTATTTTTTTCACATTATTTCACAAAAGTAAGTATTATTGTGAATAGTAAGTTTAAGGAGAATTTTATTTATGTCAGAAATAAAACTTGAAAGAGGCAGTTATTCTGATAATTGCCCTATAGAACTCGCTATAAATATTATTGGAAGTAAGTGGACATCCTTAATCATTAGAGATTTATTGATTGATAAAACTGTCCGTTTTGGAGACTTTTTAAAATCTCTTGAAGGTATAAGTCCTAAAACTCTATCCCTAAGACTAAAAGAATTAGAGAAGAAAGAAATTGTTACAAGAACTGTTTATCCTGAAATTCCACCTCATGTAGAATACAGTTTAACCTGTAAAGGTAAGGCTCTAGAGCCAATATTTTTAGAATTAAAAAAATGGGGTATGCTAATTAAGGATTCTAAAAAATAATCAAATAAACCTATATTATACTAGTACATTCTTCTTATCTCTGAATATCATGTAATAGGGATACAACTGAAGCATCACTAATATCCCTATTATAAAAAAGGAGAGAACAAGATGACAGATAAAAATTATATTTCTGGTAAAGAATCAGGGAAGGCTCCAAATAAAGCTCCAAATGTTATAAAAGCTGATACCCTTCCACCTAGCGTTATTAAACCCGTTCGTAAGGCAGGTAATTTTAAAGTTGATGTAGTGGTTGCTGAATTTGATGCTTATATAAATTCAGAATCAATTATTCATCTTGCTAAACCAGCTTATGAGATAAAGAGAATAGATAAAGAAGTTTTCCTTAATGAAGCTAGATTTGTTCCAACAAAATTTGATTATCATAAAGGAAAAGTTGTTGAAGGAATAGTTTTCCTTCAAGGATATCTAAGAAAAAATATAGAATATGCTTCATTAACTTCTACCGGTAAATCTGCCATAGGAGGAGAAATTAATGACACTACTGCCAGAGTTAAATTTTTAACTTCTGTAGTAATTAAAGACTTTGTAAATTATCCTATCATTAAACCAAGTCCAGCAGATGAAACTACCAGATATTTTGATAAAAAAGCTCTAGGAAAAAGCACAAAGGAAGCTGACAGAAGAACTTTAGAAATTCTTAATGAGCCAGTTCATGCAGAAATTGAAGAAACAGATGTTATAGATGCTGATATCAATATAAAAGGTAAACCAATAGAAGGATTTATTCATGAAGAAATATTTGATAAATTTGTAGATAAAGCAGTTATAAGAATTCGTGTAAAATTGCTTCAAAAGCAACAGATAAAACAATACCAGAAAGATTATGATGTCCCAGAAGATAATAAAACAGATAATGAAATTGATTCAGATGATGAATAAAACTATTTAATAATAAGACTATCTTAAAAGGAATATATCTTTATTAAACTTAAAAATGTCCTTATTTAGTTATGAAAAATTATATTTTAATAGTAGAATAACTAAATACTGTCTCTCAATGAATATATATTCATTGTGGGACAGCCATTTTTTAAGTAAATAATAATAAATAATTTAATAATTTTACAATAAAGCTAGTACACTTTTCTCATTTCTGAATATTATGTAATGTGGATATAATCAAAACATTATTAATATCCATATTATAAAAAAGGAGAGAACAAGATGACAGATAAAAATTATATTTCTGGTAAAGAATCAGGGAAGGCTCCAAATAAAGCTCCAAATGTTATAAAAGCTGATACCCTTCCACCTAGCGTTATTAAACCCGTTCGTAAGGCAGGTAATTTTAAAGTTGATGTAGTGGTTGCTGAATTTGATGCTTATGTAAATTCAGAATCAATTATTCATCTTGCTAAACCAGCTTATGAGATAAAGAGAATAGATAAAGAAGTTTTCCTTAATGAAGCTAGATTTGTTCCAACAAAATTTGATTATCGTAAAGGAAAAGTTGTTGAAGGAATAGTTTTCCTTCAAGGATATCTAAGAAAAAATATAGAATATGCTTCATTAACTTCTACCGGTAAATCTGCCATAGGAGGAGAAATTAATGACACCACTGCAAGAGTTAAATTTTTAACTTCTGTAGTAATTAAAGACTTTGTAAATCATCCTATCATTAAACCAAGTCCAGCAAATGAAACTACCAGATATTTTGACAAAAAAGCTCTAGGAAAAAGCATAAAGGAAGCTGACAGAAGAACCTTAGAAATTCTTAATGAGCCAGTTCATGCAGAAATCGAAGAAACAGATGTTATAGATGCTGATATCAATATAAAAGGCAAACCAATAGATGGCTTTACTAATGAAGAACTATTTGATAAATTTGTAGATAAAGCAGTTATAAGAATTCGTGTAAAATTGCTTCAAAAACAACAAGTAAAACCATATCACAACTCCTATGATGTAGAAGAATATGATGAAACAGACGCTGAAATTGATCCAGATTATGAATAAAAATTATTAATAATAGAGCCAGTAAAATTTACTGGCTCTTAATAATGTTCCCAATGTTTATTTATATACATATTATAAATAGTAATTAAAATTTGGAGTGTGTATATCTTGAAAAATTATATAAAACATATGGATACATCACTTATTCCCATAAAAGTACCTATAATTATATCTTCCACAAAAGTATATATAAATGTTGAAAATAAAGTAACCTTAGACTCTTATGCTACTGCCATAAAACATATAACAAGAAAAGTATTCCTAAAAAAATATATTTTAATTTCAAAATCCAAAAAATTATTTTTAAGAGGTTCCATTAGAAAAAGTATTACCTATTCCGAGCCTATATATAAAAATGGTGATAAAATTGAAGGGAAAATAAAAAATAAAACCATCTATGTTCCTTTTAACTGTGTAACTGATGTTGATTATATTGTCAATCCTGAAATTCAAAAAAGGAGTTTGAGCACCTTAGTAACTATATCAAAGTCTGGTACTAAAAAAAAAATACTTTCTGAATCATACAATGAAGTTGCTCCAATATACTGTGAAATTGTAGATGCTAATTTTAAGGAATTAAATATTAAAGAAGATATTGAACCTTATATAAATAATTCACCTAATATTCACATATTTAAAACTATAACACAACAAACGACTATATGCCTTACTATAAGACTAATTCAAAATCAAGAAATTTTTATAAATAATATCACTAAGTTATAAATTTGTATTTTTAATATCTAAAAAATATATAATATGAAATAGAATTAATTGATTAAATTATAAATAAAAAATTTAATTTTTAATATAAATGTGTTAAGATTAGGCATATATAAATAAATAGAAAATCTATTGATTTATATATGCCTTAATACTAATTTCTAAAAAGTGAGGTCTTATGAATGATATCAAAAATTATGATGGATTATGTGGCAAACAGTTCGGTTATAAGAGCAATGTTTGAAGAAGGTAAAAAGTTGTCTAAAATTTATGGCGAGGAAAATGTTTTTGATTTTAGCCTGGGTAATCCAAATGTAGAACCACCAGATAGCATAAAAAAGGCTGTGGTAGAGGTTATATCAGAAGAATCTCCCAATCTAGTACATGGATATATGTCTAATTCCGGTTATTTAGATGTAAGAGCTTCTATTGCAGATAATATATGTAAGAAACATAATATAAATTTAAATGAAGATAATATAGTAATGACCTGTGGAGCTGCCGGCGGATTAAATATTTTACTAAAAACATTATTAGATCCTGGCGATGAAGTTATTTCCTTTTCTCCTTTCTTTGGTGAATATGCAAACTATGTACGTAATTTTAATGGAAAGCTTGTAATATCCCCTAGTAACATTGATACTTTTCAACCAGATTTAGAATCCTTTAAAGATAGCATTACCGCTAAAACTAAGGCAGTAATAATAAATTCTCCTAATAACCCTACTGGTGTAGTCTATTCCGAAGATACAATCAAGAATCTATCAGAAATTTTAGAAGAAAAACAAAGGGAATTAGGCAGCAGCATATATTTAATCTCTGATGAACCTTATAGAGAAATAGTCTATGATGGTGTAAAAGTTCCATACATATTAAAGTATTACAAGAACTCCTTTATAGCTTACTCATTTAGTAAATCTCTCTCACTTCCTGGAGAAAGAATAGGATATATAGTTTGTCATAGTGAAATAGAGGACTTCAATAATGTAATTCAAGCCCTAAATGTTGCCAACAGAATACTAGGATTTGTAAATGCTCCTTCACTATTTCAAAGAGTTATTGGAAAGTGCTTAGATTCAGAAGTAGATATAAATATATACAAGAAAAATAGAGATCTTCTTTATAATCATCTTATTAAAATAGGATTCTCCTGTGTTAAACCAGATGGAGCTTTTTACCTATTCCCTAAATCCCTGATACCGGATGATAGAGAATTTGCAAAAGAAGCTAAAAAGTTTAACCTTCTTATAGTACCTGGTTCTACTTTTGGCTGTCCTGAGCATTTTAGACTTTCTTATTGTATCTCCTACGATAAAATAGAAAGATCCCTTCCCCAATTTGATAAGCTGGCACAGGTTTATTTGAAATAAGTAAGTAAAACTATTATTAATAAAATTTATTAATAGAAGATTGTCTTATAAAGTTATATCTTAACTAAGACAATCTTTTTTATTATATAAACTATATAAACAGCAATAAATCTTATATTTCTAAGTCCATTTATTCGATAGTATCCATTATAATCTGCCTTTATCATACAAGCTATTTGAATTACCGTATAATTATATGTTAATATAATTACTATATTTTGATAAATTAGGTAGGTGTTAATTTTGCAGGACAAAATACTCATAGTTGATGATGAGAAAAATATACTGGATGTACTTGCTTATTCCCTAAAACGTGAAGGATATATGATTGATACAGCCTGTGCTGGTAAAGAGGCTCTACGTAAAATTGATAGTTTTAATCCTCATATATTGATTTTAGATTTGATGTTACCTGAAATTAATGGATACGATGTTTGTAAAAAATTAACAGATAAAAATATAGGTATTATAATGCTTACAGCTAAAAGCGATATTATAGACAAGCTTCTTGGGCTAGAATTAGGTGCAGATGACTATTTAACAAAACCCTTTGACATTCGTGAAGTAATTGCAAGGGTTAAATCACTATCAAGAAGATTAAATAAAAATATAAATGAAGAAAAAAATATAATAAGCATAAAAAATTTTATATTAAATTTAAGTGAAAGAACTGTTATCATAGATAATAAATCTATTGAATTAACCTCCATTGAATTTGATTTACTTTATCTTCTACTTTCAAATCCAAATATAGTCTATTCTAGAAACCAGCTTTTAGATTTAGTTTGGAAAACAGATTATTTTGGAGGCACACGAACTGTAGATACTCACATTCAAAGAATAAGAAAAAAGTTAGGTATTCATTATCAGAGTTTAATACAAACAGTTCATGGTACAGGTTATAGAGGAGTGATCAAACTAAATGAAAATAGGGATTAGATTTAAACTTGTGTTCTTCATTTCTGTACTTCTACTTTTTGTTATAGCACTATTGAGCTTTTTAGTACTTAATGGCATAAAAATATATCAAAATAAGGAAGCTGAAGGTATTCTATTGAATCAAAAAGACATGTTTGAACAATATTTAGATGAAAACTTCAGTTTAAATAATGCCAATACTAATGAGAAATTTGAACTAGTAAGAGCTACTATATTTAATAAGCCCTGGCTGAGAACTATTCCTGCAAATATATATGATACAAAGGGAAATCTTCTTTCTGGATTTAAACCGGAGGGAAAACTAAATGAAAATCCTCAGAAAAATATAATGATTAAAAATGCCTTACAGGATAAAATCTCCTATAAATATGATAAAAATATAATATATTTTTATTCACCTATTAAATACAAAAACAATACAGCAGCAATTCTTGAGCTCCAGTATTCCACTGAAGAAAGTAATAAGTTCTATAATAATATTAAATTTTTATTCTACTATACAGGTTCACTTTCGCTAATTATTGGAATAATATTAGGTTATTTATATTTATCCAATTTTACTAAAGCCATATATATAATGAAAAATTCAATTAAAAATATTCAAACGAAAAACTTTTATGCTGTAAAAGAACTTGTCAGGAAAGATGAACTAGGAGAACTCAGCAAGGGTCTTATATATATGAGCAATACTATTGAAAAGAGCATAAAAGATCTTGAAACTGAAAAAGACACATTAAGCAAGGCTGTAAAAAAATTAAAACAAATGGATAGACAACAAAAGGATTTTATAGGAAATGTAAGTCATGAATTCAAAACTCCCATAACCTCTATAAAAGCTTATGCAGATGTTATGAATATGTACAGCAATGATCTGACTCTAATTAGTAATGGTACCGAGAGCATATCTAAAGAATGTGATAGACTTACCAATATGGTAGATAAAATTTTAAAGCTTTCTTCTTTAGATAAATATGACTTTGAAATAGAAAAAAATATTATAAATATAAAGGATTTAATAGAACAAATTTGTTCGAGAATGTCTGGCAAAGTAAAGAAAAACAAATTGGCTTTAAATTATCATGTAGATAATTTAAATATTTTATCAGATTCTGAAAGTTTAAGACATATAATCATAAATTTAATAGATAATGCTGTAAAATATAATACGCCTGGAGGAAATATAAATATCGTCTGCCATCAGCAAGATAAATTACTTAAAATAGATGTTGAAGATACTGGCATAGGCATGTCACAAGAACATTTATCAAAAATATTTGAGCCCTTTTACAGAGCAGCAATTCATAGGAGCAGTAAAGTCGGCGGAGCGGGACTTGGCCTTGCATTGGTAGAAAATATGGTTAAAAAACTTCAGGGAACTATAAGTGTAAATTCAACTTTAGGTAAAGGTACTACTTTTTCCATTAAGCTGCCTATATATGATTATCATAATAATTTATCTGAACCAAATTGCCTGCAAAATACCAATAAATAAAATTCATGAATAAATTTTAAGTTTACAAAATTGTGACATATATTTATAATTTTGTGAAACAAATTTGCTATTCTTAAAAGGTAATCTTTCAATAAATTAAAATTTATTTACAAAAAGCTACTTATAGCAGGAGGTAAAAATGGGAAGAAAAAAGATAATTTCAATTATTCTATCAGCTGTAATTATAGTAACCGCTGGTTTTATAGTTTCAAAAAACACTGATATATTAAAATACATAAACTACAGCAAAACTGAAAGCAATATAAAACTCACCAATTATAAACCAGCTAAAAAAGTAAATAATTCAGGTTTTCAGATAGATAAATATGATAGGACAAATATTACAGGATTAATAAACGACAATGAAGTATTAACTTTGACGTATAAAGATATGCCTAGAGAAACTGCTGTTATTTCTGACACAAGTCAATATTGCAGTATTTACAATCTGAATACAAAAGCTAAAAAGGACTTCAAAGATGTAAACATATCACTTTTTTATGGTTTATCGCCTGATAAAAAATATGCTCTCTATATGGAACCAGCTTTTCTTTCAAAGAGCACTCCTGAAGAAACAAAAAAAGCCCAACAAAGAGGTAAATTATATCGCGGACTAAAAATTTTGAATCTATTTACAGGAAAAGTTAATACTTTAATTCCAGATCACTCTAATGGAGAATTTAAGTGGATA
This genomic window from Clostridium pasteurianum DSM 525 = ATCC 6013 contains:
- a CDS encoding response regulator transcription factor, whose translation is MQDKILIVDDEKNILDVLAYSLKREGYMIDTACAGKEALRKIDSFNPHILILDLMLPEINGYDVCKKLTDKNIGIIMLTAKSDIIDKLLGLELGADDYLTKPFDIREVIARVKSLSRRLNKNINEEKNIISIKNFILNLSERTVIIDNKSIELTSIEFDLLYLLLSNPNIVYSRNQLLDLVWKTDYFGGTRTVDTHIQRIRKKLGIHYQSLIQTVHGTGYRGVIKLNENRD
- the namA gene encoding NADPH dehydrogenase NamA, coding for MKTFEKYKLKNLNLVNRIVMPPMDMYSADQSGIANELHYNHYTTRAIGGVGLIIVESTAVTPNGRISDNDLGLWTDEQIENLKKIVDSVKKYGSNIAIQLNHGGRKYVGSSGEVLAPSEIAFDEKSKIPKELSKYEISEIVEAFKQAAVRADKAGFDAIEIHGAHGYLIDEFLSPLSNVRKDEYGGNTENRARFLKEILEAVTEVWPKEKVISLRVSAQDYKEGGMTVDEMIKIINIIKRYIDIIHVSSGGLLPVPVKDYPGYQVKLAEEIKNHCNIPTISVGLIKDTDMVEEILSNGRSDLVALGRELLRNPYWVLNAARDKNIDIKFPKQYLRAFK
- a CDS encoding CsxC family protein; the encoded protein is MTDKNYISGKESGKAPNKAPNVIKADTLPPSVIKPVRKAGNFKVDVVVAEFDAYVNSESIIHLAKPAYEIKRIDKEVFLNEARFVPTKFDYRKGKVVEGIVFLQGYLRKNIEYASLTSTGKSAIGGEINDTTARVKFLTSVVIKDFVNHPIIKPSPANETTRYFDKKALGKSIKEADRRTLEILNEPVHAEIEETDVIDADINIKGKPIDGFTNEELFDKFVDKAVIRIRVKLLQKQQVKPYHNSYDVEEYDETDAEIDPDYE
- a CDS encoding Cof-type HAD-IIB family hydrolase, encoding MRLSHEIYFELIDRNGEFMDTRFKNYLLISDMDGTLINTRGEISRENISAINNFVKKGGIFTIATGRTMESAGRYLKQLQVNAPIVLYNGAKIYDYKKEKTLCEISLEEPVKEIIRKVKYDDSSLGLEIYCEENVYIYNPCRFTERFSKKGYEIYYNIEDIWDKNWTKILILGEENQLDVMEIDFIDTFGDVNLIRSGENFLEIIPKNTSKGHGLIELCKILRTDLSNTIAVGDNMNDAELLKEAGYGFCVANGNKKLRDIVKYKCPSNDEAPIKYIVEWIERTLL
- a CDS encoding nitroreductase family protein — translated: MDFLQLAKTRYSVRKYKDKKVEDEKLQKILEAGRVAPTGANTQPQKLIVITKEEGLKKLKKGANIYGAPVAVIVCEDHDVSWKRPYDNKDVAETDVAIVSTHLVLQATELGLGTIWVCYFDPKIIREEFNIPNNVEAVNIIGIGYADEEPASPERHKAARKPLEKTIIKESF
- a CDS encoding AI-2E family transporter, encoding MKKKIIYYLIIINLTLLAFNSLGKISFIKRFIGIIDKAFLIPLFISVLIYYIIRPLNNVFIKKGLNNGKASLLTLVIFVFILSGIFYYFTNYAYIQFQQVTNYLWTIINDRKSINGVIKWLNNFINVSEIYNLLTLMVKHYVQGIGHNFKKIVSYFMNAFSMVFLIIIIVFYMLKDGHKIKENIIKFIPEKYKSISDKLCNDCDDILSHYVTGQAKVAAALSTMIFIGYIFIKMPNASLLSGITFILAFIPFVGFFISMIIPIVIALSMGFSMLLKLLIVFVVVQTLKGRVVVPAIMARSMKIHPLTDIFLVIAAITMLGPFAAFAIVPVYAIIKNIVIVIKTNRRTLKKR
- a CDS encoding winged helix-turn-helix transcriptional regulator, with protein sequence MSEIKLERGSYSDNCPIELAINIIGSKWTSLIIRDLLIDKTVRFGDFLKSLEGISPKTLSLRLKELEKKEIVTRTVYPEIPPHVEYSLTCKGKALEPIFLELKKWGMLIKDSKK
- a CDS encoding pyridoxal phosphate-dependent aminotransferase, whose protein sequence is MISKIMMDYVANSSVIRAMFEEGKKLSKIYGEENVFDFSLGNPNVEPPDSIKKAVVEVISEESPNLVHGYMSNSGYLDVRASIADNICKKHNINLNEDNIVMTCGAAGGLNILLKTLLDPGDEVISFSPFFGEYANYVRNFNGKLVISPSNIDTFQPDLESFKDSITAKTKAVIINSPNNPTGVVYSEDTIKNLSEILEEKQRELGSSIYLISDEPYREIVYDGVKVPYILKYYKNSFIAYSFSKSLSLPGERIGYIVCHSEIEDFNNVIQALNVANRILGFVNAPSLFQRVIGKCLDSEVDINIYKKNRDLLYNHLIKIGFSCVKPDGAFYLFPKSLIPDDREFAKEAKKFNLLIVPGSTFGCPEHFRLSYCISYDKIERSLPQFDKLAQVYLK
- a CDS encoding CsxC family protein — protein: MTDKNYISGKESGKAPNKAPNVIKADTLPPSVIKPVRKAGNFKVDVVVAEFDAYINSESIIHLAKPAYEIKRIDKEVFLNEARFVPTKFDYHKGKVVEGIVFLQGYLRKNIEYASLTSTGKSAIGGEINDTTARVKFLTSVVIKDFVNYPIIKPSPADETTRYFDKKALGKSTKEADRRTLEILNEPVHAEIEETDVIDADINIKGKPIEGFIHEEIFDKFVDKAVIRIRVKLLQKQQIKQYQKDYDVPEDNKTDNEIDSDDE
- a CDS encoding sensor histidine kinase; amino-acid sequence: MKIGIRFKLVFFISVLLLFVIALLSFLVLNGIKIYQNKEAEGILLNQKDMFEQYLDENFSLNNANTNEKFELVRATIFNKPWLRTIPANIYDTKGNLLSGFKPEGKLNENPQKNIMIKNALQDKISYKYDKNIIYFYSPIKYKNNTAAILELQYSTEESNKFYNNIKFLFYYTGSLSLIIGIILGYLYLSNFTKAIYIMKNSIKNIQTKNFYAVKELVRKDELGELSKGLIYMSNTIEKSIKDLETEKDTLSKAVKKLKQMDRQQKDFIGNVSHEFKTPITSIKAYADVMNMYSNDLTLISNGTESISKECDRLTNMVDKILKLSSLDKYDFEIEKNIINIKDLIEQICSRMSGKVKKNKLALNYHVDNLNILSDSESLRHIIINLIDNAVKYNTPGGNINIVCHQQDKLLKIDVEDTGIGMSQEHLSKIFEPFYRAAIHRSSKVGGAGLGLALVENMVKKLQGTISVNSTLGKGTTFSIKLPIYDYHNNLSEPNCLQNTNK